One window of Paenibacillus sp. FSL K6-3182 genomic DNA carries:
- a CDS encoding aldo/keto reductase — translation MQKVILNNGVEMPTLGFGVFQIPDANECEESVHEAIKAGYRLIDTAASYLNEEAVGRAIKRSGIAREELFITTKLWVQDTGYERTKRAFERSLTRLQLDYLDLYLIHQPFGDVHGSWRAMEELYREGKVRAIGVSNFHEDRLIDLIIHNEVVPAVNQVETHPFNQQIENAAFMKENNVQIESWAPFAEGKNNLFQNELLVAIAEKHNKSVAQVVLRWLTQREVVVIPKSARKERIIENFNIFDFELDPKDMESIASLDTKQSQFFSHRDPEMVKWIGTRKLDI, via the coding sequence GTGCAAAAAGTAATTCTAAACAATGGTGTTGAAATGCCTACTCTCGGTTTTGGGGTTTTTCAGATCCCAGATGCAAATGAATGTGAAGAAAGCGTTCATGAAGCTATTAAAGCAGGTTATCGCCTGATTGATACGGCTGCCTCTTATTTAAATGAGGAAGCGGTGGGCAGAGCAATAAAACGCAGTGGCATAGCAAGAGAAGAGTTATTTATCACTACAAAGCTTTGGGTACAGGATACAGGTTATGAGCGCACAAAGAGGGCATTTGAACGATCACTAACAAGATTGCAGCTTGATTATCTGGATTTGTATTTAATTCATCAGCCCTTTGGCGATGTTCATGGCTCTTGGCGCGCTATGGAGGAGCTCTATCGTGAAGGAAAGGTTCGTGCAATTGGCGTAAGTAACTTTCATGAGGATCGGCTAATAGATTTGATTATTCATAATGAAGTTGTTCCTGCCGTAAACCAAGTGGAAACACACCCTTTCAACCAGCAAATCGAAAATGCAGCCTTCATGAAAGAGAACAATGTTCAGATCGAGTCTTGGGCGCCATTTGCTGAAGGGAAAAATAACTTGTTTCAAAATGAATTATTGGTAGCTATAGCCGAAAAGCATAATAAATCCGTTGCTCAGGTAGTTTTGCGTTGGCTAACACAAAGAGAAGTCGTTGTCATTCCAAAGTCGGCTCGTAAAGAAAGAATTATAGAAAACTTCAATATCTTTGATTTCGAATTAGACCCTAAAGATATGGAGTCAATTGCTTCATTAGATACAAAACAGAGCCAGTTCTTTTCACATCGGGACCCAGAAATGGTGAAATGGATCGGTACCCGGAAACTCGATATCTAA
- a CDS encoding AraC family transcriptional regulator has product MSEIIMKQQNELAEIIKRYSGKDGVHPTAIPSLFFIHISNVNVPRHGVYKPSLCIVVQGAKEVWLEQEHFRYSPTDYLVASVHLPVIAQVTEASPDAPYLGFKLEFTPSQILEVLQESEKQLKSKVDSKRAMFVSQMESTLLDAVLRLARMLDNPQDIPVLAPLFTKEILYRVLEGENGNVLKQIVMEGSSVHHIREVIERIMNHYDRSFRIEELAEIANMSVSSFHRHFKEVTAMSPIQFQKQLRLQEARRLLLNESTDATDVAFRVGYESPSQFSREYSRMFGFPPRQDIKRQKA; this is encoded by the coding sequence ATGTCTGAAATAATCATGAAACAGCAGAATGAACTCGCCGAAATCATTAAGCGTTATTCTGGAAAAGACGGTGTACACCCTACCGCTATTCCATCCTTATTTTTCATCCATATCTCAAATGTTAATGTACCTAGGCATGGAGTTTACAAACCTTCCTTATGTATAGTTGTCCAAGGTGCGAAGGAGGTCTGGTTGGAGCAGGAGCACTTTAGATACAGTCCGACTGATTATCTTGTTGCATCAGTTCACTTGCCGGTCATAGCCCAAGTTACTGAAGCGTCTCCCGACGCACCTTATCTGGGTTTTAAACTTGAATTTACACCAAGCCAAATCTTAGAGGTTCTACAAGAGTCCGAAAAACAATTGAAATCGAAAGTAGATTCAAAGCGGGCAATGTTTGTCAGTCAGATGGAATCAACTTTGCTGGATGCGGTGCTCAGATTAGCTCGTATGTTAGATAATCCCCAAGATATTCCGGTTCTTGCTCCATTATTTACGAAGGAGATTCTGTATAGGGTGCTGGAAGGTGAGAATGGAAATGTTTTAAAACAAATTGTAATGGAGGGCAGCTCAGTCCACCATATTAGAGAGGTTATTGAGCGGATCATGAATCATTATGATCGCAGTTTCCGGATTGAAGAGCTTGCCGAAATAGCGAATATGAGTGTCTCCTCGTTTCATAGGCATTTTAAAGAAGTAACCGCTATGAGCCCAATTCAGTTCCAAAAACAGCTGAGACTGCAGGAAGCTCGTCGCCTGCTTTTAAACGAGTCAACAGATGCCACTGATGTCGCATTTCGAGTAGGCTATGAAAGCCCCTCGCAATTCAGTCGAGAGTATTCCCGAATGTTTGGCTTTCCTCCAAGACAGGATATAAAGCGGCAGAAAGCTTAA
- a CDS encoding CatB-related O-acetyltransferase, protein MKDIRSLCFLKNIVVNPNIEVGDYTYYDDNNDPLGFEKNVLYHFDFIGDKLKIGKFCAIASSVKFIMNGGNHNTNSFTTFPFGAFGGEWEAGLKNLSGGFKGDTVIGNDVWIGYNATIMPGIHIGDGAIIATNAVVTKDVPSYSIVGGNPAKLIRNRFDQETIDILNTLKWWNWDVEKITKYIPILTSNNTDDLKELLKSL, encoded by the coding sequence ATGAAGGATATCAGAAGCTTATGTTTTCTTAAAAATATAGTGGTTAATCCAAATATTGAAGTTGGAGATTACACCTATTATGACGATAATAATGATCCGTTAGGCTTTGAGAAAAACGTTCTTTATCATTTTGATTTTATCGGTGATAAGCTGAAAATCGGAAAATTTTGCGCTATAGCATCAAGCGTCAAATTTATTATGAATGGTGGGAATCATAATACAAACTCGTTTACAACCTTTCCTTTTGGGGCATTTGGAGGAGAGTGGGAAGCCGGCCTAAAGAATCTAAGTGGTGGTTTCAAAGGGGATACAGTTATAGGGAACGATGTTTGGATAGGCTATAATGCTACAATTATGCCGGGGATTCATATTGGTGATGGTGCGATAATCGCAACAAACGCAGTTGTAACTAAAGATGTTCCGTCTTATTCCATTGTTGGAGGTAACCCAGCAAAATTAATCCGTAATAGATTTGACCAGGAGACTATTGATATTCTCAATACTTTGAAGTGGTGGAACTGGGATGTTGAAAAAATAACTAAATATATTCCAATTTTGACAAGCAATAATACGGATGATTTAAAAGAACTACTGAAGTCATTATAA
- a CDS encoding DUF3885 domain-containing protein: protein MTASLDRYLNDKFLGLKLESPLFYNADVGIRFEIGDPDPLVSDEKYREQVLYRTNQLFKETHSESDEIFIVLFLSFRRKSKPYKIKFFKKGVKSKGTLKKLNCNSITGSDEEEDGWVRFRYVLSCKTSDIKPAMFLFAYHRIFFVNTTRNTIFYLYDSRGLDIVSNTTAPLQELYINYNHWILDYDRESIDSIFKS, encoded by the coding sequence GTGACAGCATCACTTGATCGTTATCTCAATGACAAGTTTCTAGGACTAAAATTGGAATCCCCTCTATTTTATAACGCGGATGTAGGCATTCGATTTGAAATCGGTGACCCGGATCCTTTGGTTTCTGATGAAAAATACAGAGAACAAGTTCTCTATCGTACTAATCAACTATTTAAAGAAACGCACAGTGAAAGTGATGAAATATTTATTGTTTTATTTCTTAGTTTTAGAAGGAAGAGTAAGCCTTACAAGATAAAATTTTTTAAAAAAGGCGTTAAAAGCAAGGGAACTTTAAAAAAACTTAATTGTAACAGCATTACGGGATCTGATGAAGAGGAAGATGGATGGGTAAGGTTCCGTTATGTACTGAGTTGCAAAACATCAGATATTAAGCCTGCAATGTTTCTCTTCGCCTATCATAGAATATTTTTCGTGAATACAACTCGTAATACGATTTTTTATTTATATGACAGCAGAGGTTTAGATATTGTTTCTAACACAACGGCACCTCTCCAGGAACTTTACATAAATTATAATCACTGGATATTAGATTACGATAGAGAGAGTATCGACTCCATCTTCAAATCGTAA
- a CDS encoding LysE family transporter: MDFTSFLIYCTIATFTPGPTNIVILSTVHNFGVKKAMKYSFGATIGFASLLVTSALLNTILITIIPKIIIVMQIIGSGYMFYLVYQIYKMDASNGALNQTATFLSGFLMQFLNPKVVLFTLTVIPTFIMPSYSTSSAVTLSILAITLIGFLAFMTWVLFGSIFKAFLQKYNKTFNVLMALSLAYAAIMIWM; this comes from the coding sequence ATGGATTTTACATCTTTTTTGATTTACTGTACGATTGCTACGTTTACACCTGGACCTACCAATATCGTCATATTATCCACTGTGCATAATTTCGGTGTAAAAAAGGCAATGAAGTATTCATTTGGAGCAACAATTGGTTTTGCCTCATTACTTGTTACTTCTGCTTTGCTGAACACGATTCTCATAACGATTATACCGAAAATAATCATTGTGATGCAGATCATTGGAAGTGGTTATATGTTTTATCTTGTTTATCAAATTTACAAAATGGATGCATCAAACGGAGCATTAAACCAAACGGCTACTTTCTTGTCAGGGTTTCTTATGCAGTTTTTAAATCCAAAGGTAGTATTATTTACATTGACTGTGATTCCAACCTTCATTATGCCTAGCTATAGCACAAGTTCTGCAGTCACATTAAGTATTTTAGCTATCACGTTAATTGGTTTTTTGGCATTTATGACATGGGTTCTCTTTGGTTCGATCTTCAAAGCGTTTTTACAGAAGTATAATAAGACATTTAATGTATTGATGGCGTTATCTCTCGCTTACGCTGCAATCATGATCTGGATGTAG
- a CDS encoding AraC family transcriptional regulator, which translates to MNKFIYRKSAGITVLSANMTDFTYKKHAHQEYAMGVTLRGIQKYNLDGTLQLSHQNGVMFFNPEQAHDGMAQDKTGLDYVMIYIDPQLFLEVIEKKDIVRFPKPVVYDDRLKQGILNLSYAILSGKDEAICSELFVSLTDCLVQTKFSTDNKKDTALIHKAKNMLHANLEQVLKLDEICNELHLSKFKFIRFFKENTGISPYQYFLNCKIELAKQLIEKNRDIYSAVAACGFVDLTHLNKHFKSVYGTTAFEYMSYLN; encoded by the coding sequence ATGAACAAATTTATTTATCGAAAATCAGCGGGTATTACGGTGCTGTCAGCGAATATGACTGATTTTACGTATAAAAAACATGCCCACCAAGAGTATGCCATGGGTGTAACTTTACGTGGAATCCAAAAATATAATTTGGATGGCACTTTACAATTATCCCACCAGAATGGTGTTATGTTTTTTAATCCGGAACAGGCTCATGATGGAATGGCGCAGGATAAGACAGGTCTGGATTATGTTATGATCTATATTGATCCGCAATTGTTTTTGGAGGTTATTGAGAAAAAGGATATCGTACGTTTTCCTAAACCTGTTGTGTATGATGATCGACTAAAACAAGGGATATTAAATCTTTCCTACGCAATATTGAGCGGAAAAGACGAGGCCATTTGCAGTGAATTATTCGTATCCCTCACTGATTGCCTCGTCCAAACGAAGTTTTCGACTGACAACAAGAAGGATACCGCACTAATTCACAAGGCAAAGAATATGCTTCATGCCAATCTGGAACAGGTATTGAAACTTGATGAGATTTGTAATGAACTTCATTTATCAAAGTTTAAGTTTATTCGCTTTTTCAAGGAGAATACTGGTATTTCACCGTATCAATACTTTCTTAACTGCAAAATCGAACTTGCTAAACAGTTGATCGAAAAAAATAGAGATATTTACTCTGCAGTGGCTGCATGCGGTTTTGTGGATTTAACCCATTTAAATAAACATTTTAAAAGTGTATATGGCACAACTGCTTTCGAATATATGTCATATTTGAATTAG
- a CDS encoding YdeI family protein — MTNSGLNLKVDGFIGKSKKWKEEYKKLRNIVLDCELTEEYKWMHPCYTFQNKNIVLIHGFKEYCALLFHKGALLKDPNGILIQQTENVQAARQIRFTSVQEIVEMEAILKSYINEAIEVEKAGLEVVFKKNTEYIIPDEFQNKLDEMPALKTAFEALTPGRQRAYILYFSEPKQSKTRESRVEKYKQQILDGKGLND, encoded by the coding sequence ATGACAAATAGTGGACTGAATCTTAAGGTTGATGGATTTATAGGTAAATCTAAAAAGTGGAAAGAAGAATATAAAAAGTTGAGAAATATTGTACTTGACTGTGAGCTGACCGAAGAATATAAGTGGATGCATCCTTGTTACACGTTTCAGAATAAAAACATAGTTTTAATCCACGGATTTAAAGAATATTGCGCACTTCTGTTTCACAAAGGCGCCTTGTTAAAAGATCCCAATGGCATCCTAATCCAACAAACAGAAAATGTACAGGCGGCGCGCCAAATTCGGTTCACCAGCGTTCAAGAAATAGTTGAAATGGAAGCTATCCTGAAATCCTATATTAATGAAGCCATTGAAGTTGAAAAAGCCGGTTTGGAAGTGGTTTTCAAAAAGAATACAGAATACATAATTCCTGATGAATTTCAAAACAAATTAGATGAAATGCCTGCCTTGAAAACTGCTTTTGAAGCATTGACGCCGGGACGGCAAAGAGCGTACATTCTTTATTTTTCTGAACCTAAACAATCCAAAACTCGCGAGTCAAGGGTTGAAAAATATAAGCAGCAAATTCTGGATGGAAAGGGTTTAAATGATTAG
- a CDS encoding metalloregulator ArsR/SmtB family transcription factor, whose product MSQNTEHIVQQFKDSIPLLDVLTDEKRQAIILLLAQHKAGLNVNTIADQIDLSRPAVSHHLKVLRQSGYVSYEKKSVENYYVLTLRKPLEQLKSLIEAIEAQCSGSLQSSME is encoded by the coding sequence ATGAGCCAAAATACTGAACATATTGTACAGCAATTTAAAGATTCCATTCCCTTGCTGGATGTTCTTACAGATGAAAAACGTCAAGCCATAATTTTGCTGCTTGCACAGCATAAAGCTGGACTTAATGTCAATACTATAGCGGATCAAATTGACTTGTCCCGGCCTGCCGTCTCCCATCATTTGAAGGTATTAAGACAGTCTGGTTATGTTAGTTACGAGAAGAAGAGCGTAGAAAATTACTATGTCCTGACTCTCCGCAAACCATTAGAGCAACTTAAATCTTTAATTGAGGCTATAGAAGCTCAGTGTAGCGGATCTTTGCAATCTTCAATGGAATAA
- a CDS encoding NADP-dependent oxidoreductase: protein MKAITIERYGKNIPLIMTERPMPTVGEHDVLVEIYAASLNPIDFKIKEGKVKLLLTYDFPLVLGNDFSGVVTKVGERVSTFKPGDEVYGRPRKDRIGTLAEYIAIHEDDISLKPENLNFEEAASIPLVGLTTYQAFYDILNLQKGQKILIHAGSGGVGTFAIQLAKLMGAYVATTASDKGYDLVNSLGADQIINYKTENFEEMLTGYDAVYDTLGGTALEKSFQVLKPNGKIVSVSGLPNSRFGKEAKLGWLKTAVLSIVSRKITALEKKSGTRYHFLFMKPSGAQLKIIKKFIEEGHIIPVIDKVFDFKDTGQAFQYLESGRAKGKVVVKIK from the coding sequence ATGAAGGCTATAACAATAGAGAGATATGGAAAAAATATCCCCTTAATAATGACGGAACGACCAATGCCTACAGTGGGAGAACATGATGTGTTAGTAGAGATTTATGCGGCAAGCTTAAATCCTATCGATTTCAAAATAAAAGAAGGAAAAGTAAAATTACTGCTAACGTATGACTTTCCTTTAGTTCTCGGAAATGATTTTTCTGGAGTAGTAACCAAGGTTGGTGAACGCGTGAGCACATTTAAACCCGGTGATGAGGTTTATGGAAGACCTCGCAAAGACAGGATCGGAACGTTAGCTGAATATATTGCCATTCATGAAGATGATATTTCTCTTAAACCAGAAAATCTAAATTTTGAAGAAGCGGCGTCAATCCCACTGGTCGGACTTACGACATACCAAGCCTTTTACGATATTTTGAACCTTCAAAAAGGGCAAAAGATTTTGATTCATGCAGGATCTGGAGGGGTAGGAACATTTGCTATCCAACTGGCCAAATTGATGGGCGCTTATGTCGCCACAACAGCAAGTGATAAAGGCTATGATTTGGTCAACTCACTGGGCGCCGATCAAATCATTAATTATAAAACAGAGAATTTTGAAGAAATGCTTACAGGCTATGACGCGGTGTACGATACCTTAGGTGGGACAGCATTGGAAAAATCATTCCAGGTACTGAAACCAAACGGTAAAATAGTATCCGTCTCCGGCCTGCCCAATTCCAGATTCGGCAAGGAAGCAAAATTAGGCTGGTTGAAGACGGCCGTTCTATCCATTGTGAGTCGTAAAATTACAGCCCTAGAGAAGAAAAGCGGTACGAGATATCATTTCCTCTTTATGAAACCAAGCGGAGCGCAATTAAAGATCATTAAGAAGTTTATAGAAGAGGGTCACATTATTCCGGTTATTGATAAAGTGTTTGATTTTAAAGATACAGGACAAGCCTTTCAATACCTTGAAAGCGGTAGAGCTAAAGGGAAGGTAGTCGTTAAAATAAAGTAA
- a CDS encoding ABC transporter substrate-binding protein, which translates to MQKRSRYRYIFITFSIILLLTAYTTGCSRQASKNNIDKYHGDTVNLIYYTIGEPDKDLKLVNDKINEIMARKIGVTITYIKVGWQEYEDRLNTLISAGSQFDIAFAPNYATTAMRGAWLKLDDYLLSLGKDLYDTIDPTFWQGVRMNDGGIYGVPTNKELAVRDHWMYPASIIKKYNIDITKYNTLESLEPLLRMIQQNEPTYIPMELDRDSQNFFALYGYEYILNHKVPLMVKSLDPNSKVVNIFETKEARQTLDTLRRYYKEGFINQDAALREPGGLKRGDQVFWKSSGGGPLSDTNWSKDRGYKVVSNPVTPSVVTTESVRGGIMAINANTKHPIESIKFLNLLNTDPEIRNLFNYGIEGLHYTLGEHGQAIPIPGKDSQGNPIPDAPASYAGVQYTQGNWFILKTIGGDNPEPLDKWDQFRKYNAEAIKSTILGFTPDLSKLTAQTDNIEMIWKKYYPSLMTGTVDVDTILPKFNQELKQAGIEEVRKEIQKQLDEKRSSKR; encoded by the coding sequence ATGCAAAAGCGCTCTAGATACAGATATATCTTCATTACATTCAGTATTATACTGCTGCTCACAGCATATACAACCGGTTGCTCCCGTCAAGCTAGCAAAAACAACATTGATAAATATCATGGGGACACGGTAAATCTGATCTATTACACAATTGGAGAGCCTGACAAAGATCTGAAGCTCGTAAACGATAAAATCAATGAAATTATGGCTCGTAAAATTGGCGTGACCATCACCTATATTAAGGTTGGTTGGCAGGAGTATGAGGATCGGCTGAACACGCTCATATCCGCAGGAAGCCAGTTCGACATTGCTTTTGCCCCCAATTATGCAACTACCGCTATGCGCGGTGCATGGCTGAAACTTGATGACTACCTTTTGAGTCTAGGCAAGGATTTGTACGACACGATTGACCCCACCTTCTGGCAAGGGGTACGAATGAATGATGGAGGCATTTATGGTGTACCGACCAATAAAGAGCTGGCTGTACGTGATCATTGGATGTACCCTGCTTCGATCATTAAGAAGTACAATATCGACATTACCAAATACAATACGCTGGAATCGCTAGAACCATTGCTCCGGATGATTCAACAGAATGAACCAACCTATATACCAATGGAATTGGATCGGGATTCACAAAATTTCTTTGCTCTCTATGGCTACGAGTATATTTTGAATCATAAAGTTCCGTTAATGGTGAAATCACTGGACCCTAACTCTAAGGTCGTGAATATTTTTGAAACGAAGGAAGCCCGGCAGACATTAGACACATTGCGGCGTTATTATAAAGAGGGCTTCATTAACCAGGATGCTGCACTGCGGGAGCCTGGCGGTCTTAAGCGTGGGGATCAGGTATTCTGGAAATCCTCAGGCGGCGGCCCACTCTCGGATACGAATTGGAGTAAGGATCGCGGGTACAAGGTTGTATCGAATCCTGTAACCCCTAGTGTCGTCACTACGGAATCCGTCCGTGGAGGAATCATGGCTATTAATGCCAACACCAAGCATCCTATTGAGTCTATTAAGTTCCTGAACCTGCTCAATACAGACCCTGAAATACGAAACCTATTTAACTATGGTATTGAAGGATTGCATTACACGCTAGGTGAACATGGGCAAGCGATCCCCATTCCCGGCAAAGATAGCCAAGGCAACCCGATCCCGGATGCACCAGCGAGCTATGCGGGAGTACAATATACACAGGGTAACTGGTTTATCTTGAAAACTATAGGCGGCGATAACCCGGAACCGCTCGATAAGTGGGATCAATTCCGCAAATACAACGCTGAAGCAATCAAGTCCACCATTCTTGGCTTCACGCCTGATCTATCTAAGCTGACCGCCCAAACCGATAACATCGAGATGATTTGGAAAAAATACTATCCAAGCCTTATGACCGGTACTGTCGATGTTGACACAATCCTACCAAAATTTAATCAGGAGCTAAAACAAGCAGGTATCGAAGAGGTACGGAAAGAAATACAGAAGCAGTTGGATGAGAAGCGAAGCTCAAAGAGGTAA
- a CDS encoding response regulator: protein MYKLLIMDDEPQILEGMKRILDWKQYGFSRIDTCESTEAAMSKVVDLLPDVAIFDVCVGKDLGYETIHRLNELQIPTKYVIMSGYSEFKYAQEAIRCGVKDYLLKPLDRTKLQQVIEKIIVEDLHGTIGNASCESLNKDPVLGVSYDSLSKLVNRILLMIKTEYAQNITLKSVAERFQMNSTYLGQLFLKESDMKFSEYLMAYRMLLAQERIQSTDEKISSIALSVGYNNLNYFYTHFQSFFGKSPSDLRGKG, encoded by the coding sequence ATGTACAAACTGCTGATAATGGATGACGAACCACAGATTTTGGAGGGGATGAAGCGAATCCTCGACTGGAAACAATATGGCTTCAGTCGGATAGATACGTGCGAATCTACGGAAGCCGCCATGTCCAAGGTTGTAGACCTGCTGCCTGATGTCGCTATTTTTGATGTCTGTGTTGGCAAGGATCTTGGTTATGAAACGATTCATAGACTTAATGAGCTACAAATCCCTACCAAATATGTGATTATGAGCGGCTATAGTGAATTCAAGTATGCCCAAGAAGCCATTCGCTGTGGTGTGAAAGACTATCTGCTTAAGCCTTTGGATCGTACAAAGCTGCAGCAAGTGATTGAGAAAATTATTGTTGAAGATCTCCATGGTACGATAGGTAATGCTAGCTGCGAGAGCCTGAACAAGGACCCGGTACTCGGTGTAAGCTATGACAGCTTATCCAAGCTGGTCAACCGCATTTTGCTCATGATCAAGACGGAGTATGCTCAGAATATTACTTTAAAATCAGTGGCAGAACGTTTCCAGATGAACAGTACCTATCTTGGACAATTATTTCTTAAAGAATCCGATATGAAATTTTCAGAATATCTAATGGCTTACCGTATGCTGCTTGCTCAAGAACGAATTCAATCGACAGATGAGAAGATTTCTTCTATCGCGCTTTCCGTCGGCTACAACAATCTCAATTATTTTTATACACATTTTCAAAGCTTTTTCGGAAAGTCTCCCTCTGATCTGCGGGGAAAAGGTTAA
- a CDS encoding histidine kinase, with amino-acid sequence MSSFLQIKIYRYKFIAYVVFVVTIGLALGILTCVMLLNQWVGDARLEAANAFAGVENELQYDADRIEAYMQRIYSNHSLMEDARSFLNSSVEGYLTNSLQNSEFSQPLVSFPEDIKTYLYSWAQGEITQVSLHTNQYSNVVRFNENGIASFIFGLPNTDEAFHDTIQKGFVYRKKLSDTSLGSKELGELRFLVSSDQVFKSIQNYRLGKAAAVSTSGEVYLIGSGQDQNLEELSRLAAANGRSHGVISQGLFKHIFYITFPSTKFNFKFVSIVDLSMLIKQHARMLITIFLIVLTTMISVLLLIVYNMRDDFRFLHRIIQSIGRVKSANFTPNRPARYRRNEYGMIARELDDMIEQLDKHIRNEYLLKLKQQETEMKALQNQINPHFLYNTLEVIRSTALVNQDRDTADAIATLGALYREIVKKENIISIASELELLQKYLEIMEFKYPERFFYQVNVDPALLSIPTVKFWMQPLAENFFIHGFSASNEFNLYIVNGWEAEDYYVLEFVDNGRGIGAERLNAVRSTLSNQDDTSSESIGLRNVYTRLHFFYGKSFYIEIGNNEEAGVKISVRIPKEVIEHVQTADNG; translated from the coding sequence ATGAGCTCTTTTTTACAAATTAAAATTTATCGTTACAAGTTTATTGCCTATGTCGTCTTTGTCGTAACTATCGGACTCGCCCTTGGCATTCTGACCTGTGTCATGCTGCTGAATCAGTGGGTTGGTGATGCTCGTTTAGAGGCTGCAAATGCGTTCGCAGGTGTAGAGAATGAGCTGCAGTACGATGCTGACCGAATTGAGGCTTACATGCAGCGTATATACTCCAATCATAGTCTAATGGAAGATGCTCGCAGCTTTTTGAACAGCAGCGTTGAAGGCTATTTAACCAATAGTCTGCAAAACAGCGAGTTCTCACAGCCGTTGGTATCCTTCCCAGAGGATATTAAAACCTACCTGTACAGCTGGGCGCAGGGTGAAATTACGCAGGTTAGTTTGCATACCAATCAGTATAGCAATGTTGTACGCTTTAACGAAAACGGAATTGCAAGCTTCATATTCGGTCTTCCAAATACAGACGAAGCTTTTCACGATACGATTCAAAAAGGCTTCGTATATCGCAAGAAACTATCGGATACATCACTGGGCTCTAAGGAATTAGGGGAGCTGCGCTTCTTGGTCAGCAGTGATCAAGTCTTTAAATCTATACAAAATTATCGATTGGGAAAAGCTGCTGCAGTCAGCACTTCTGGTGAGGTCTACCTTATCGGCAGCGGGCAGGATCAGAACTTAGAGGAATTATCGCGTCTCGCGGCGGCGAATGGACGCAGTCATGGCGTTATTTCGCAGGGCTTGTTCAAGCATATCTTTTATATTACCTTTCCATCCACCAAGTTCAATTTCAAGTTCGTTAGCATCGTTGATTTATCCATGCTGATTAAACAGCATGCCAGAATGCTGATTACCATCTTTCTGATCGTATTAACGACCATGATAAGTGTACTACTGCTTATTGTGTATAATATGCGGGATGATTTCCGCTTCCTGCACCGCATTATTCAATCGATTGGGCGCGTGAAATCAGCTAATTTCACACCTAATCGCCCTGCCCGTTATCGTCGAAATGAATACGGCATGATTGCAAGGGAACTAGATGATATGATTGAGCAGTTAGATAAGCATATCCGCAATGAATATTTACTTAAACTAAAACAGCAAGAAACTGAGATGAAAGCGCTTCAAAATCAAATCAATCCTCATTTCCTTTATAATACGTTAGAGGTCATCCGCTCCACTGCTTTGGTTAATCAGGACAGAGATACCGCTGATGCCATTGCTACCTTAGGGGCGCTCTATCGCGAAATCGTCAAGAAGGAAAATATTATTTCGATTGCAAGTGAGCTGGAATTGCTGCAAAAATACTTGGAAATTATGGAGTTTAAATATCCAGAACGTTTTTTTTATCAGGTCAATGTAGATCCTGCGCTGCTCTCGATTCCTACCGTGAAATTCTGGATGCAGCCTTTGGCTGAAAACTTTTTCATCCACGGCTTTAGCGCTAGCAATGAGTTTAACTTGTATATCGTTAATGGCTGGGAAGCTGAAGATTATTATGTATTGGAATTTGTGGATAATGGTCGCGGTATTGGGGCGGAGCGTTTAAATGCAGTGCGAAGTACACTGTCCAACCAGGATGATACTTCTTCCGAGAGTATCGGTTTGCGCAACGTCTACACGAGGCTGCACTTCTTTTACGGGAAAAGCTTTTATATAGAGATTGGAAATAATGAGGAAGCTGGAGTTAAGATTTCTGTACGGATTCCAAAAGAGGTGATTGAACATGTACAAACTGCTGATAATGGATGA